The Schistocerca gregaria isolate iqSchGreg1 chromosome 1, iqSchGreg1.2, whole genome shotgun sequence genome includes a window with the following:
- the LOC126351672 gene encoding lipoyltransferase 1, mitochondrial-like isoform X2 codes for MALVLCKNVLKTSQFSLVSLSRSSSGVFSSCMLKNSYSKSASEKTEENSPVTKSVFISQSSDVFTNLALEDWLYKNFDFTNHHVLLLWRNSPCVVIGRHQNPWLEANTANLSYQGVELARRNSGGGTVYHDRGNLNLTFFTPRNKYNRRNNLEIISRALYREWGIETSISPREDVIVEENYKISGTASKLGRPNAYHHCTLLVDVNKISLRQSLLKQDMGISTNATKSVPAPIINLCEINRQVKIGKLLSAIGWEYLRTCPITFEDGGKEQISKQRGFQMINPTESWFPGLEKIKEEFSSWDWCYGKTPKFEVTRSFPVSQETTGESTKELKITLVVEKGIIQNVTLTVPPGIKSANGFHGEARVVTSLRGRRFSEEAVFILENSLQAMKFHENDLVHTVAVGKNDFLGNRRQHAIHSM; via the exons ATGGCTCTTGTTCTGTGCAAGAATGTTTTGAAGACAAGCCAGTTTTCTCTTGTTTCTCTTTCGAGAAGCAGCTCTGGTGTCTTCAGCAGTTGTATGCTTAAGAACAGTTACTCTAAAAGCGCATctgaaaagactgaagaaaattccCCAGTGACGAAGTCTGTGTTCATTTCTCAATCAAGTGACGTTTTCACAAATCTTGCTCTTGAGGATTGGCTGTACAAAAATTTCGATTTTACCAACCACCACGTTTTGCTCTTGTGGCGTAATTCACCATGTGTTGTAATTGGGAGACATCAAAACCCATGGCTCGAAGCAAACACTGCAAACCTGTCTTACCAGGGAGTTGAACTAGCGAGGCGTAACAGCGGAGGCGGCACGGTGTATCACGATCGTGGCAACCTCAACCTTACCTTTTTCACACCAAGAAATAAGTACAATCGAAGAAACAACCTTGAAATTATAAGTAGAGCGCTGTACAGGGAATGGGGAATTGAAACCTCGATATCTCCCAGAGAAGATGTTATCGTCGAAGAGAATTACAAA ATCTCTGGTACAGCATCAAAACTGGGTCGTCCAAATGCATACCACCACTGCACACTCTTGGTTGATGTTAACAAAATCAGCTTGCGGCAGTCTCTCCTGAAACAAGAC ATGGGAATATCAACTAATGCAACAAAGAGTGTGCCTGCTCCCATTATTAACTTGTGTGAAATAAACAGACAAGTCAAGATTGGTAAATTGCTCTCTGCCATTGGATGGGAATATCTAAGAACATGTCCAATAACATTTGAAGATGGTGGAAAGGAGCAAATTTCTAAACAACGTGGTTTCCAGATGATTAATCCCACAGAGTCCTGGTTTCCAG GTTTGGAAAAGATAAAAGAAGAATTTTCCAGTTGGGACTGGTGCTATGGAAAGACACCAAAATTTGAGGTAACTCGGTCGTTTCCTGTGTCTCAGGAAACTACTGGAGAAAGCACCAAGGAATTAAAAATAACACTGGTTGTTGAAAAGGGCATTATTCAAAACGTGACACTGACTGTTCCACCTGGCATTAAATCTGCTAATGGTTTTCATGGTGAAGCTCGTGTAGTCACATCACTGAGGGGAAGGCGTTTCTCTGAAGAAGCTGTTTTCATTTTGGAAAATTCATTGCAGGCCATGAAGTTTCATGAGAATGATCTGGTACACACAGTAGCAGTAGGAAAGAATGATTTTTTAGGGAACCGTAGGCAGCATGCTATACATTCAATGTGA
- the LOC126351672 gene encoding lipoyltransferase 1, mitochondrial-like isoform X1, with translation MALVLCKNVLKTSQFSLVSLSRSSSGVFSSCMLKNSYSKSASEKTEENSPVTKSVFISQSSDVFTNLALEDWLYKNFDFTNHHVLLLWRNSPCVVIGRHQNPWLEANTANLSYQGVELARRNSGGGTVYHDRGNLNLTFFTPRNKYNRRNNLEIISRALYREWGIETSISPREDVIVEENYKQISGTASKLGRPNAYHHCTLLVDVNKISLRQSLLKQDMGISTNATKSVPAPIINLCEINRQVKIGKLLSAIGWEYLRTCPITFEDGGKEQISKQRGFQMINPTESWFPGLEKIKEEFSSWDWCYGKTPKFEVTRSFPVSQETTGESTKELKITLVVEKGIIQNVTLTVPPGIKSANGFHGEARVVTSLRGRRFSEEAVFILENSLQAMKFHENDLVHTVAVGKNDFLGNRRQHAIHSM, from the exons ATGGCTCTTGTTCTGTGCAAGAATGTTTTGAAGACAAGCCAGTTTTCTCTTGTTTCTCTTTCGAGAAGCAGCTCTGGTGTCTTCAGCAGTTGTATGCTTAAGAACAGTTACTCTAAAAGCGCATctgaaaagactgaagaaaattccCCAGTGACGAAGTCTGTGTTCATTTCTCAATCAAGTGACGTTTTCACAAATCTTGCTCTTGAGGATTGGCTGTACAAAAATTTCGATTTTACCAACCACCACGTTTTGCTCTTGTGGCGTAATTCACCATGTGTTGTAATTGGGAGACATCAAAACCCATGGCTCGAAGCAAACACTGCAAACCTGTCTTACCAGGGAGTTGAACTAGCGAGGCGTAACAGCGGAGGCGGCACGGTGTATCACGATCGTGGCAACCTCAACCTTACCTTTTTCACACCAAGAAATAAGTACAATCGAAGAAACAACCTTGAAATTATAAGTAGAGCGCTGTACAGGGAATGGGGAATTGAAACCTCGATATCTCCCAGAGAAGATGTTATCGTCGAAGAGAATTACAAA CAGATCTCTGGTACAGCATCAAAACTGGGTCGTCCAAATGCATACCACCACTGCACACTCTTGGTTGATGTTAACAAAATCAGCTTGCGGCAGTCTCTCCTGAAACAAGAC ATGGGAATATCAACTAATGCAACAAAGAGTGTGCCTGCTCCCATTATTAACTTGTGTGAAATAAACAGACAAGTCAAGATTGGTAAATTGCTCTCTGCCATTGGATGGGAATATCTAAGAACATGTCCAATAACATTTGAAGATGGTGGAAAGGAGCAAATTTCTAAACAACGTGGTTTCCAGATGATTAATCCCACAGAGTCCTGGTTTCCAG GTTTGGAAAAGATAAAAGAAGAATTTTCCAGTTGGGACTGGTGCTATGGAAAGACACCAAAATTTGAGGTAACTCGGTCGTTTCCTGTGTCTCAGGAAACTACTGGAGAAAGCACCAAGGAATTAAAAATAACACTGGTTGTTGAAAAGGGCATTATTCAAAACGTGACACTGACTGTTCCACCTGGCATTAAATCTGCTAATGGTTTTCATGGTGAAGCTCGTGTAGTCACATCACTGAGGGGAAGGCGTTTCTCTGAAGAAGCTGTTTTCATTTTGGAAAATTCATTGCAGGCCATGAAGTTTCATGAGAATGATCTGGTACACACAGTAGCAGTAGGAAAGAATGATTTTTTAGGGAACCGTAGGCAGCATGCTATACATTCAATGTGA